The stretch of DNA TGCCGAGCAGCACGACCGTGTCGAGATAGACGTGCGGATTGAGCCAGGTGAGTGCGAGGCAGGTCGCGAGCGTCTGCCGAAAGCTTGACGACTTTGCTTCCCCGGCCGTCAGAGCAGCGGACGATCTCAAGGCGGAATAGAGGCTTCTTGCTCCGTACAAGACCAGAAATGCGGCTCCGCCATAGCGCATGACCGGATCGAGCCATGGCATGAACCTGGCGATTTGCTGCAGGCTGGTCACGCCAAGCACGATAAGCGCGGCATCCGATACAGCGCATGCGAGGCAGACGGCAAAGACATGTTCGTTGCGCAAGCCCTGGCGGAGGATGAAGGCGTTCTGCGCGCCGATGGCGACAATCAGGCTGAGGCCCATCATCAGGCCGGTTCCATAGATCGAAAAATTCATCGCTTCGGCCAACGCCCCTCATTTCGGTGAGGCTGCGCTATCGCGATTAGGAGAATTAGGCTAATTAATCCATCTTACTCCAATTAAGCAAAACTAATCCATGCTCGACTATCCCGCTCTTCGCGCCGTCGCAACCATTGTCCAGACAGGCAGCTTCGAAAGAGCCGCGACCGCGCTGAACGTGACGCCTTCGGCCATTTCCCAGCGCGTGAAGCAGCTCGAGGAGCGTCTAGGCGTCGTCCTCATCGTCAGAGGCACGCCGTGCACGGCGACCGAAAAGGGAGAATGGCTCTGCCGCCATATGGAAAATGTCGGCATGCTCGAAGCAGAACTCTTCGGGCAGCTGCCGGCCCTCGTCGATCCCAACGAACCACGCCAAAGGGTCACGCTTCAAATCGCGACGAATGCCGATAGCCTCGGGACATGGTTCGTCGAGGCCATGTCGAATTTTGCCAAAAGCTCTTCCTATCTGCTGAATATCGCCGTCGACGATCAGGACCACACCGCCGAATGGCTGCAGCGCGGGCGGGTGATCGCCGCCGTCACCAGCCTGGAAAAGCCGGTCCGCGGATGCAGGCGTTTTGCCCTTGGGGTTCTGCGTTACCACGCCACGGCAACGCCCGATTTCGTCGCGCGCCATTTTCCACAGGGCGTGACATCAGAGGCGATCCGCAACGCTCCGGCGCTCACCTTCAATCAGAAGGACAGGCTGCAGAGCAGTTGGATCAGGCGAACGTTCGGACGCGATCTCGATTATCCCACCCACTGGCTGCCGTCGCCGCAGAGCTTCGTCGAGGCGAGCCTTTCGGGCATGGGATGGGGAATGAACCCGACACAGCTGACCCGCGAGCACCTCGCATCCGGACGGCTAGTCGAGCTGGTGCCCGACACTCCGCTCGATGTCTCGCTCTACTGGCAGATAAATCGCCTCGCCGCCGACCGCCTGGCGGATCTGACGCGCGAAGTCGTCACCGTGGCCCAGCGCCGTCTTTGATGCATCACTCAAAAATGCGGCATCATCCCGGTGACCGGGTTGCTTTTATCAGACGTAAGCCGTGCGGCTGCCGAACTCGCTGGTCTCGTCAAAATTCGTCGTGCCGATACGCTCGCTTTCGCCGGAAAGTTCTTTCGGAACGTCACCGGCAGGCTTCGATGCAGCAGACGCCTGAGTTTGGCTGCTCTCGCTCGCTTCGAGCTTGGCGATCTTCGCCTCCAGCGTATCGATAGATTTTTCGATCGTGGCGTTCTCTTGCTCGTCCTGCGTTTCCGACAGGGCTGCCTGCTTTTCGGCAAGCTGCGCCTCGAGAGAGGCAAGTTGGTCTGACGAACTGGAAGACGAGGTTGAAGCGGCTGAACTCAAAATGGTGGATGCAGAACTGGAAATTGCGCTGACCATGAGCATGACTTTCGATGATGGAATGTCATCGTTCTAGCCACGGATGGTAAATGTTCGATAAATAAAGTACCGTATGGTACCAAAATAATGAGAGGGCTACGCGAATAGCGCTCTCCTACGCGATGGCGATGATCTCCAGTTCCTGGCCGCCTGTCTCCACCATATCGCCGACAGCCTTGCCCATCAAAAGCCGTGCGACTGGCGAGACATAGGAAATCGATCCGGCCTTCGGATCAGCCTCGTCCTCTCCGACGATGCGATAGGTCTGCACCCGCCCGTCGTCACGACGGAAAGTCACCGTGCTGCCGAAGGCGACAGTATCGATTGACGTAGGGGAAGGCATGAGCTGAGCGGTGCGAAGTCTTGCCGTTAAGTAGCGAAGATCACGCAAAGGACTGGCCGCCTGCCGCCGCCTTTCGTTCACGTCTTCGATTGGGCTCGCAGCATCATAGGCCTCGCGAGCCTGCTGGAACTGTAATTCCAGAGCCTTCAACCCCGCTTCCGTGACAAGGTTCGGATGAGCCGAAATCGGACGATCGGGCAGCAGGGTTTCCGAAGCGGTTTCGAAACTCTCTTCCTTGGTAAAAGCGACGGCCAATCTCGAACTCCATTTTAGCGCGATGCGCTCTTCTAGCTGATGGGCAATTGCCTCGAAACGATCGTCGGAACCATACACCGACCGCGGACGAACCGCCAATCTTGCTTCATAGGCAGCCATCGCCGGCGGCAGAGGCAACCGCTTTCAAGGTCACGGCCCCGTAGCTGTTAAGCGCGGGAACGTCCTGTAACGCATGGCGGTGCTCGGCACCCCTATTTCGAGACGTGCTGGGGTTTGCCCTTCCTCTTGGTCGATGCAAATTCCTCAAGCTGTTTCTCGCTCATGGATTCCACCATCTGTTTCGAGGCGCCTTTGAGTTCGCTCTTCGGCGTCTCGCCACGCTTGGCCGAAAGTGCGGCGCCTGCCGCCTTCTGCTGGGCCTTGGACTTGGCTGGCATATCGATCTCCTTTTGCTCGAACAGAACGGCCGCCGGCGTCAAAGCTTCTTGAGTTCCTCAGGCTTGTGTGCCGCGCGCTTTCCCGATTTGTCGCTCTCGACTATATATTGCGGCTCGGCCTTCGATGCCTTCACGCTGTGGCCTTTGATCTTCGTCGGACTGCTCTGCTTTTTGACCACCCTGCCCTCGGTCTTTCCCTGGCTAGTATTCCAGCTTACCTCATCGCCCCTCTTCAATTGCTTCGACATTGGCGGGCTCCTTTTGCCGAAAAGAGTGAGTAGTTTTTGGACGACATCGTGCTCTGATCATCCTGTTCCAAGGAGGCTGCGGCCCGCAAGCCGCAGCCGACCGGCTGTCAGTTGATGGTGGCCCACTGGCTTCGAACATCCCTGGCGTTCTTCGACAGATGGACGTGAGCATCCACGTGATCGACCCAATCGATCGGGATCAAGTGGTGCTTGCCGTCCTCCGAATCGAGCTTCGTCAGCTTGATGCGCGTGGGGCCGTCGAGGTGATCGACTGTGCCGACATGGGTGCCGTCGGCAGCCCGCACTTCCATATGTTCACGGATCTGCTCTGCGGAAATCATCGTTTCCTCCTTTGCAACATTGTCAGGTACGAAGCGGCAACGAGGTGGAGCAGACTTGGTTCCAAACACGCGCACCGTGTTCAATCGGCAGTCACGTCCCAATTGTCACCCGGATTGAAGGTCCTGACGCCAGCAGCTATTTTTTCGGTCTCCCGGCCGAGATCGGCCTGGTAGACCGTGCCGTTCGCGTTCACGACGAAGGTGTGCACGCCGGTTTCGCCATATCGGATCGGCCAGGCGATAAGGGCAAATCCTGCGATCATGTTGCCGTTGATCACATAATCGAACTCTCCGCCCGCGATGTTCGGCCCCTGGCTGTCGATGATCCTGTAGCGATAGCCGTAATAGCCCTCGCCGGCCTTGGCCTTATCAAGCGCCGCATTGTCTTCGAGGGCATTGCCCGCCGGGCTATCACTCTCGCCGAGATCAGGCGACCAATAGAGACCATCGGTTTTGCCGTCGCTGCTGATCAGTTTCTGGGCATACTCCAGGACGCCGTCATCATCGTGGTCGGCGGAAGAATATTCCTTTTGGGCGTCGACATAGGCCTGCATCGTGTCGATAGTCTGCAATTCGTTCTCGCCAACGCGACGATTGATGATCTCCTCGAACCCGGCATAGGTGTCGAAACCCCATTTGCCATCGTCGCCCTTCACGATCGGAAATGGCAGAGGCCATAATTTGTCGCCGATCTCGATGATCTTGCGGTTATCGACGTCCTTGACGACGATCTTCTTGCTTGTGCCGTCCCGGATCTGTGCGTAGGTGTCCATCACCCCTTCGCCTGCTTTCGCTTTCGCTGCATCGATGCCCAGCAGCGCCGTAAACTTATCGAAATCATCAGCCGCCAAGGCCGCCTTGAAAGCGTCGATGGCCTGTTCCGGCGTCTCGAATACGGGCGGATCGCTCTGCGCGGCGAAGCCCGAGATGACGGTCGCATCGGATGGCTCCGCTGCAGATGTGGAAACCGGATTGGTGGCGAGAACCGCAAAAGCGAACACCGAACCCAGAAGCATGTTTCTGACTGATCTGGTCATGACTTTCCTCCTTCTTCCGGTTATCGACGACGGCCGCCGCCACCACCGCCGCGGCGGATTTCTCCACGACCGCCACCGCGATTGCCGCCGGCCATGGCCTGTCTGCCGCGGTTGGACTGCATCTCAGCGCGCCTGCCGCTATCGACCTGGCCGAGTGCCGACGGCTTTCTCGGCCGGCTGTCGACCCGGGCCGCGGGCTTCGGCTTTGCGACCGGGCGTTTGGCGTTGACCCCGGGCCTTGCGTTTTCGGCAGCCCTGTTCGGCGTCCTTGCCTCGGGCCTGCGGTTCTGCGCAGCCTGCGCGCCCTTCCCGCCCCCGGGAGCCACTCCCGTATTGCCTGCCTTGTTGCGAGCAGCATTGACCCTGTCCGCATCGATCTTGCTCTTGCGGACATCGTTGACGCTGACTTTGCCTGGCTGGTCGCGGATCGTGTTCGCACGATCGTTGCCTCTTGCTCCGACCCTGTTGTTGCCGTTCGCCTCGATACTGGTCCGGAAGGAGCTGCGGTCGATCTTGTTGAACTGCGCACTGTCGAACCCGATCTTGCTGCGGTCGACGTTTTTCCAGTCGACGTCGTTGATATTCACTTTGCCGTTGATGTTGTTGAAGCAGTTGTTGCAGTCGATATCAACGTTGCCGTTCCAGCGCCCGCCCCATACACCCCAACGGTTCCAGTCGACGGCAGCCGCCCACACTGCTCCCGTCACCACGCCGGCAAAAAAGGTGGCGGTCGGATAGTAGTAGTTCGGATACGGCTCGGAATAGTAGCCGATCGGCGCGGCCACATAGTTCGGTTCATACAGCATCTCCGGCGCATACTGCGGAACGTAGATCTTGTCGGGACTGGCGGAGACGATCACCACATTGTCGTTCTCCTGGCTGACCTTGATCTTGTCGTCGCTCTTGATGATGCCGTCGGCGACCGCTTTGTCGCGCAGTTGCTGTATGGCGATCAGAACGTCCTTCTGCTGGTAGGAGAGCGCCTCTCCGAGAGACTGCGTCCAGTCCAGATCCTCGCTCATCATCGTGACGATCTGAGGATAGTTCAGCAGCGATACGATGCTGCCGTCCCACGTCGTCTTCGGCTTGAGCTCGGGCTGCTTCTTCAAGGTTTCGAGAAACCGGGCTGCTTCCACGACCTGCAGAGGATAGAGCGACGCCGATGTGACGAGCGCGACCAGTTCGTCCGGATAAAGTGCAATCCGCGCTACCAGGATTTCGAGTTCGTCCTCGCTCAGCGGCGCCGGCGCGTCGTCTTCCGCCGCGACGGGACTGGAAGCGGCAGGCTCCTGCGCGGCGGCGATCGGCATCGGATGTGGCGAAAACGGGAACCCTGCAAAAGGCAGGAACAGGCCCGTGGCGATTAACAATGCATGAGGTCTAGCCATCTCAAATCCTCCTTGCGGTCAGACATGGTGTGTAGGCTGCCGGCTTTAGTATATTCACATATACTTACATTCATTCCAGTGGCGAGGAAATGTCATGCCGATATCCTCTTCGTTTCCCTCGTCCGCGGCCACAGGATGACGGCAAACAGCAGCGCGTAGATCAAGGCCGCTGCGACATAGACGATGCGGGTCGCGAAGGATTCTGCAGCACTCCCCGGCAGAGGCGAGACCCCGAGGCCGAACAGGATCAGGAAGGTTGTCAGGGCGCCGGCAAAAACCGGGGCGTCCTTCGAGCGACCAGCCGCGCGCCCTCCGATGAGGAGGACGACGACGAGAACGATGAGGAAGATCGAGAAAAGATTGGGGCGCAGCGATAGCGCGGCATAGGCAACGGAGGCGAGCACTCCGCCGAACAGGTTGACGAGCACGAGCCCGATCGCCACTCGCGCACTCGCGGCAACGTCGAGCTGCCCGAGCAGCGAAGCAACAGTGATCGGAATGACCGCCGCAGCGGTCAGGTTGTCGCTCGTCAGGCAGATCACGACGGAGCCCAAAAGGATGACCGTGTTTGCCAGCGCCCGAAGCAAGGCCGGCGGCCGCTCGTCGATCGCCACCGCCTCAACCTCCAGGGAGAACGGCTCGGGAAAGACCGCATGGGCGAACCACATCAGAGCCGTGCCGGACAACACCCCGGCGACCAGGATGGACAGGATGGAATTGGCGAGCTCCTTGTTCAGGATGCCGAGCAGAGGCACGATGATCGAAACGACGAGCACGAGAAAGACGGCCGGTCCTCCCTTTCCCGTCGACTGTGCGGCGAAGCACGCAAAATAGGTCAGCCCCAGGATCAGCAGAAATGGCGCCGGGCGGTCGCCGAGCACCTTGGTCAGAACCATCATCGCCATCCCGGCGATCAGGATGATCATCGCCGCGCCGATGGTCTTGCCGAGCGGCATCGGCCGCGAACTTCCGAGCAGAAACTGGGCGGCAAAGAGCGGACCGAGGAAGGGCACAATGGCCCCCGCATAGACTGCGAGCGTGAAGCCGATCGAGACCGCGAACGCAACCCGCAGCCCTTTGCGTTTCTGCTCCTCGACCGCGAGGCTCCTCTCAGCGGACATAGGTCAGCACCGACATGATGCGGATCCAGAGCGATCCCCAGGCATTGGTGACCGGGTTGTCGCCGGTGTAGATGACGACGGTCGCCTGCGAGCCGTAGCGTACGCCGCCCTTGGGCCGCTGCGCCTCCTCGATGATGAGGCGGACCGGAAACCGCTGCGGCTCCTGGACCCAGCCGCTATCGCTCCGGATCGTCGGCAATCCGGTGTTCGGGTCCGTGCTCCCTTGCGATACACCGAAACCAACGCTCTCGACCTGCGCCGGAAACACCCGACCGGGAAGCGCGTCGAAAAGAACTTCCGCCCGGTTGCCGACGGCTACCTTCTCGAGGCTGTTCTCCTTGAAGGCGGCGGTGATCCAGATCGTGCCGACATCGATAAAGGTCATGGCTGACTGTCCAGCCGACACAACCTTACCCGTTGTAAGTTGGAGGTTGGTCACGACCCCGGCCGAAGGTGCCTGAACGGTGGTCCGCAGCAGATCGAGTCGTGCCTTTTCGAGCGCAGCCAGAGCTGCCCGGAGCTGCGGATTGTCATTTCCGCTCGGCCCGAGCTGCTCCTTGGCCTTGGCCAACTCAGCCTCAGCACCGGTGACGGCCGCCTCTGACTGACCGAAAGCCGATTTGGTTGAATCAGCCCGCGCTTTGGAATACACGCCCCTCTTTTGCAGCTCTGCGGCGCGCGCAGCTTGTTCGCGAAGATTGTCCCGATCGACTTGGGCCGTTACGAGCTTTGCCTGCGCCGCATCGACAGCAGCCGTTGAGGCGCCCATTGACTGGCCGACACTTGCAAGGCTCGCCTCGGCCTCACTGACCGCGAGTTCATAGCGCTCGGGATCGATACGAAAGAGAATCTGATTGGCCTCGACGCGCGAGTTGTCGGCGACGCCGACTTCCACCACCCGGCCGGTAACTTCGGGCGCGATGCCGACGATATAGGCTTGGACCTGAGCCTGCGAGGTCGACGGCGTGCGCCGCTCCATGAAGATGGAGAGGACGAACAGGACGAGCGCAAGGAGGAGGACGATGAGTGCTATCCTGCGGAGTGGATTCCGAGGCGTTGGGGAAATGGCAGGCTCGTCCAAGTTTTCGGAAACCACGGCAATATCCTTCGGAGGCGTTTCGTTTCGTGGAAGCGCAAAGTTTCAGCGCCGGACATTTGTCGCGATGGTCGTTGCCGGGCGATGGAACGCAAGTAGGTAACCGTAACATACGCCTCGCGATGGCTTGCCGCGTGCGTAGTCTCGCCTCGTCAGCGAGCGGTTGGCGGTACCGAGGCGTCAAGCGCGCCCTCTATCTCCTTGGAGAGTTCGGCGATCAGTTCCTGGTATTCGACGACGCGCTCCTCGCGTTTCGGATCGGTTGAGACGTTCCATTTTTGCAGCGCCGATTGGGCGTCGGCAAAGTCCCTGCAGATTTCCCGAAAATCCTCACTGCGGGCAGAGAGATCGTCGATCGCCTTGATCCTGGCTGGAAACTGCCGACGGACTGCGGTCACGTCTTCGTCCATGGTCCACTCCTTACCGGCATTCGAGACGTCGCCACTGCAACGTGTGCCAGATCCCGATCTTCATGGACGACGATCGGTTCGTGGAGTATGTTACCGTAACATACGGTCTGGCAGCGATGTGACTCCACGGGGGATTGGGGACAGACATGCAGACATCGATACCAGCAGAGGGGTCTGCTGCACCCATTTCTTCAAGGCCGGCGCCTCAAGCCGACGATATCAGCGAGCAACTGGAACGTGTCGTCTCCAGCCCTGAATTTCCGGGCGTCGGTCGCGCGGCAGCGTTTCTCCGCTATGTCGTCTCGGAAACCCTCGAGGGTCGGGGCAACCGGATCAAAGCCTATTCGATCGCGATCGAGGTGTTCGGCCGGGATCCCGGCTTCACCCAGGACGATCCGGTGGTCAGGATCGAGGCCGGACGGCTGCGGCGGTCGCTCGAGCGCTATTATCTCGTCGCCGGGCAGCATGACCCTGTCAGGATCGACATCCCCAAAGGCGGATATGTTCCAACCTTCGCCTGGTCCTGTCCGGAGTCAGCCGAAATTGGAGACGAAGACGCTGGCGAAACATCGCCCTCTGAGGTCCGCCCCGGAGGCTGGTGGCGCGCAAGGCGGGTGTTGTTGCCGGGTGCTGCTGCGCTCGCTGCGGTGACTATTTCGCTCTATTGGATCGGGACGCGATCTCCCGCTCCGTCGCTCGAACGCGTTGCAAGCCTGTCGCCCGATCGTCCGGCCCTCGTGGTCGCTCCCTTTGCCAATCTCGGCGAAGGGCCGGAGGCACAGCTCTACACGGCTGGCCTGACCGAGGAACTGATGACCATCCTGCCACGGTTCAAGGAGATCAAGGTCTTCGGCCGCGAAACGTCCAAGTCCCTCCCCGCGGATGTGGGCGCATCGGAGATTCGGGCCGAATTCGGCGCACGCTACCTCCTTGCCGGCGGGGTACGCACGTCGGGCAAGCGTCTTCGTGTGACGGCGAGACTGCTCGATACCTCGGACGGCGAGATCCTCTGGTCGGAGAACTATGACAATGATCTCGCATCGGGAGACCTGTTTGCGATCCAGACGGATGTCGCCAGAAAGGTCGCGACCGCCATCGCCCAACCCTACGGGGTCATGGCACAGATCGACTCCGCCGGTCCGCCGCCGGACGACCTCGGCGCGTATGAGTGCACGTTGCGCTTCTATGCCTATCGTTCGGAACTGAGCGCCGAAGCGCATGCGCGCGTCCGGGATTGCCTAGAAGCTGCGGTCGCGCGGTTTCCGAGCTATGCGACCGCCTGGGCAATGCTGTCGATCGTCTATCTCGATGAGGACCGGTACAAGTTCAATCCGACACCAGGCCAGGATTCGGCCATACAGCGCGCACTCGATGCCGCCAGGCGCGCAACGCAGATCGATCCGAACAATACGCGCGGACTTCAAGCGCTGATGACGGCGCTGTTCTTCGACAGGCAGCTGGCTGAATCACTTCGTGTGGGCGAGCAGGCGCTCGCCACCAATCCCAATGACACCGAACTGATGGGCGAGTTCGGAACGCGGCTTGCGATCGCTGGCCAGTGGCAACGTGGAGCAAGCCTGCTGGACCAGGCCATCGCGCTCAATCCAGGCAGCGGCGGCTTCTACCACGGAACGCGAGCCCTGGCCGCCTACATGCTCCGCGACAACCACACCGCCGTGCTGGAGATCAGGCAGGCGAACATGCAGAAGTTCCCTCTATTCCATGTTGTTGCCGCCATCATCTACGCAGAAGCTGGCATGATGGACGACGCCCGCCGGGAAGGACAGGTGTTCGTCGGCATGCGACCAGACTTCCTGCCGAACATTGTAACGGAACTCGCAATGCGCAACATGCAGCCCGAAGATCGCAATCGTCTGATCGAAGGACTTCGCAAAGCGGGGATGACGGTGCCCGATCCCGACGCAATTGCGTCGACTGCCGCCACCTCGGACCTGCAACCTCGCTGATACTGTCTCCCCGACCGTAACATACCCGATCATACGGGCACGCCATCTCGTCTTCGCATAGTCTGACCTCAGTGCCGACTTCGACCGCCGCGGCGTGCGGCGTCGAGGCCCGTACAAACTTGACAGGGCTATGAGGAACGCCAGTGAGCACAGCAAAATGTCTTGACGGCCGAATTCAACCAAGCCCTTCCCTA from Rhizobium leguminosarum bv. trifolii WSM1325 encodes:
- a CDS encoding Lysine exporter protein (LYSE/YGGA) (PFAM: Lysine exporter protein (LYSE/YGGA)~KEGG: rec:RHECIAT_CH0002605 probable amino acid efflux protein, LysE family), translated to MNFSIYGTGLMMGLSLIVAIGAQNAFILRQGLRNEHVFAVCLACAVSDAALIVLGVTSLQQIARFMPWLDPVMRYGGAAFLVLYGARSLYSALRSSAALTAGEAKSSSFRQTLATCLALTWLNPHVYLDTVVLLGTISTRYPGEQTSFAAGAVTGSFLFFFSLGYGAKRLRPIFSKPSSWRMLETLVAFTMWIIAFKLLGGL
- a CDS encoding transcriptional regulator, LysR family (TIGRFAM: transcriptional regulator, ArgP family~PFAM: regulatory protein LysR~KEGG: rec:RHECIAT_CH0002606 probable transcriptional regulator protein, LysR family), with translation MLDYPALRAVATIVQTGSFERAATALNVTPSAISQRVKQLEERLGVVLIVRGTPCTATEKGEWLCRHMENVGMLEAELFGQLPALVDPNEPRQRVTLQIATNADSLGTWFVEAMSNFAKSSSYLLNIAVDDQDHTAEWLQRGRVIAAVTSLEKPVRGCRRFALGVLRYHATATPDFVARHFPQGVTSEAIRNAPALTFNQKDRLQSSWIRRTFGRDLDYPTHWLPSPQSFVEASLSGMGWGMNPTQLTREHLASGRLVELVPDTPLDVSLYWQINRLAADRLADLTREVVTVAQRRL
- a CDS encoding conserved hypothetical protein (KEGG: rec:RHECIAT_CH0002844 hypothetical protein); this translates as MLMVSAISSSASTILSSAASTSSSSSSDQLASLEAQLAEKQAALSETQDEQENATIEKSIDTLEAKIAKLEASESSQTQASAASKPAGDVPKELSGESERIGTTNFDETSEFGSRTAYV
- a CDS encoding GreA/GreB family elongation factor (PFAM: transcription elongation factor GreA/GreB domain protein~KEGG: rec:RHECIAT_CH0002607 transcription elongation factor protein, GreA/GreB family); this translates as MAVAFTKEESFETASETLLPDRPISAHPNLVTEAGLKALELQFQQAREAYDAASPIEDVNERRRQAASPLRDLRYLTARLRTAQLMPSPTSIDTVAFGSTVTFRRDDGRVQTYRIVGEDEADPKAGSISYVSPVARLLMGKAVGDMVETGGQELEIIAIA
- a CDS encoding conserved hypothetical protein (KEGG: rec:RHECIAT_CH0002609 hypothetical protein) translates to MPAKSKAQQKAAGAALSAKRGETPKSELKGASKQMVESMSEKQLEEFASTKRKGKPQHVSK
- a CDS encoding conserved hypothetical protein (KEGG: rec:RHECIAT_CH0002610 hypothetical protein) → MSKQLKRGDEVSWNTSQGKTEGRVVKKQSSPTKIKGHSVKASKAEPQYIVESDKSGKRAAHKPEELKKL
- a CDS encoding conserved hypothetical protein (KEGG: ret:RHE_CH02503 hypothetical protein), yielding MISAEQIREHMEVRAADGTHVGTVDHLDGPTRIKLTKLDSEDGKHHLIPIDWVDHVDAHVHLSKNARDVRSQWATIN
- a CDS encoding conserved hypothetical protein (KEGG: smd:Smed_3788 hypothetical protein), whose translation is MTRSVRNMLLGSVFAFAVLATNPVSTSAAEPSDATVISGFAAQSDPPVFETPEQAIDAFKAALAADDFDKFTALLGIDAAKAKAGEGVMDTYAQIRDGTSKKIVVKDVDNRKIIEIGDKLWPLPFPIVKGDDGKWGFDTYAGFEEIINRRVGENELQTIDTMQAYVDAQKEYSSADHDDDGVLEYAQKLISSDGKTDGLYWSPDLGESDSPAGNALEDNAALDKAKAGEGYYGYRYRIIDSQGPNIAGGEFDYVINGNMIAGFALIAWPIRYGETGVHTFVVNANGTVYQADLGRETEKIAAGVRTFNPGDNWDVTAD
- a CDS encoding conserved hypothetical protein (KEGG: sme:SMa0690 hypothetical protein): MARPHALLIATGLFLPFAGFPFSPHPMPIAAAQEPAASSPVAAEDDAPAPLSEDELEILVARIALYPDELVALVTSASLYPLQVVEAARFLETLKKQPELKPKTTWDGSIVSLLNYPQIVTMMSEDLDWTQSLGEALSYQQKDVLIAIQQLRDKAVADGIIKSDDKIKVSQENDNVVIVSASPDKIYVPQYAPEMLYEPNYVAAPIGYYSEPYPNYYYPTATFFAGVVTGAVWAAAVDWNRWGVWGGRWNGNVDIDCNNCFNNINGKVNINDVDWKNVDRSKIGFDSAQFNKIDRSSFRTSIEANGNNRVGARGNDRANTIRDQPGKVSVNDVRKSKIDADRVNAARNKAGNTGVAPGGGKGAQAAQNRRPEARTPNRAAENARPGVNAKRPVAKPKPAARVDSRPRKPSALGQVDSGRRAEMQSNRGRQAMAGGNRGGGRGEIRRGGGGGGRRR
- a CDS encoding putative transmembrane protein (KEGG: smd:Smed_5667 putative transmembrane protein) codes for the protein MSAERSLAVEEQKRKGLRVAFAVSIGFTLAVYAGAIVPFLGPLFAAQFLLGSSRPMPLGKTIGAAMIILIAGMAMMVLTKVLGDRPAPFLLILGLTYFACFAAQSTGKGGPAVFLVLVVSIIVPLLGILNKELANSILSILVAGVLSGTALMWFAHAVFPEPFSLEVEAVAIDERPPALLRALANTVILLGSVVICLTSDNLTAAAVIPITVASLLGQLDVAASARVAIGLVLVNLFGGVLASVAYAALSLRPNLFSIFLIVLVVVLLIGGRAAGRSKDAPVFAGALTTFLILFGLGVSPLPGSAAESFATRIVYVAAALIYALLFAVILWPRTRETKRISA
- a CDS encoding secretion protein HlyD family protein (PFAM: secretion protein HlyD family protein~KEGG: smd:Smed_5668 secretion protein HlyD family protein); protein product: MVSENLDEPAISPTPRNPLRRIALIVLLLALVLFVLSIFMERRTPSTSQAQVQAYIVGIAPEVTGRVVEVGVADNSRVEANQILFRIDPERYELAVSEAEASLASVGQSMGASTAAVDAAQAKLVTAQVDRDNLREQAARAAELQKRGVYSKARADSTKSAFGQSEAAVTGAEAELAKAKEQLGPSGNDNPQLRAALAALEKARLDLLRTTVQAPSAGVVTNLQLTTGKVVSAGQSAMTFIDVGTIWITAAFKENSLEKVAVGNRAEVLFDALPGRVFPAQVESVGFGVSQGSTDPNTGLPTIRSDSGWVQEPQRFPVRLIIEEAQRPKGGVRYGSQATVVIYTGDNPVTNAWGSLWIRIMSVLTYVR
- a CDS encoding conserved hypothetical protein (KEGG: smd:Smed_4883 hypothetical protein); amino-acid sequence: MDEDVTAVRRQFPARIKAIDDLSARSEDFREICRDFADAQSALQKWNVSTDPKREERVVEYQELIAELSKEIEGALDASVPPTAR
- a CDS encoding conserved hypothetical protein (KEGG: sme:SMa0601 hypothetical protein), yielding MQTSIPAEGSAAPISSRPAPQADDISEQLERVVSSPEFPGVGRAAAFLRYVVSETLEGRGNRIKAYSIAIEVFGRDPGFTQDDPVVRIEAGRLRRSLERYYLVAGQHDPVRIDIPKGGYVPTFAWSCPESAEIGDEDAGETSPSEVRPGGWWRARRVLLPGAAALAAVTISLYWIGTRSPAPSLERVASLSPDRPALVVAPFANLGEGPEAQLYTAGLTEELMTILPRFKEIKVFGRETSKSLPADVGASEIRAEFGARYLLAGGVRTSGKRLRVTARLLDTSDGEILWSENYDNDLASGDLFAIQTDVARKVATAIAQPYGVMAQIDSAGPPPDDLGAYECTLRFYAYRSELSAEAHARVRDCLEAAVARFPSYATAWAMLSIVYLDEDRYKFNPTPGQDSAIQRALDAARRATQIDPNNTRGLQALMTALFFDRQLAESLRVGEQALATNPNDTELMGEFGTRLAIAGQWQRGASLLDQAIALNPGSGGFYHGTRALAAYMLRDNHTAVLEIRQANMQKFPLFHVVAAIIYAEAGMMDDARREGQVFVGMRPDFLPNIVTELAMRNMQPEDRNRLIEGLRKAGMTVPDPDAIASTAATSDLQPR